The Microbacterium horticulturae genome has a window encoding:
- a CDS encoding pyrimidine reductase family protein gives MITDDELRSAYGVADRTEPHVRMNFVASADGSVTLGGRSGTLGGDTDRRLMQVLRSMCDVVLVGAGTVRAEGYAGVTPRLAIVSARLLLSPDDPALAEAAVRPIVITSQAAPASRREELDAVADVIVCGTVSVDLRAVVRELAARGMPQILCEGGPHLFGSLLDADVVDELCLTLSPRLVGGDAGRIAQGAEEADRHFGLRSVLHDDEGYVLLRYAR, from the coding sequence ATGATCACCGACGACGAACTGCGCAGTGCCTATGGGGTCGCAGACCGCACCGAGCCGCACGTGCGGATGAACTTCGTCGCCAGCGCCGACGGATCGGTTACCCTCGGGGGACGTAGCGGCACCCTGGGCGGCGACACCGACCGACGGCTCATGCAGGTGCTGCGCTCGATGTGCGATGTGGTGCTGGTGGGTGCCGGCACCGTGCGTGCCGAGGGGTACGCCGGCGTGACGCCGCGGCTGGCCATCGTCAGCGCGCGTCTGCTGTTGTCGCCCGACGATCCGGCCCTCGCCGAGGCGGCGGTGCGCCCGATCGTGATCACATCTCAGGCCGCGCCGGCCTCACGCCGTGAGGAGTTGGATGCCGTTGCCGACGTGATCGTCTGCGGCACGGTATCCGTCGACCTGCGCGCGGTGGTGCGCGAACTCGCTGCTCGGGGCATGCCGCAGATCCTCTGCGAGGGCGGACCGCACCTGTTCGGCTCGCTGCTGGATGCAGACGTCGTCGACGAACTGTGCCTGACGCTCTCGCCGCGCCTCGTGGGCGGGGACGCCGGCCGCATTGCGCAAGGCGCAGAAGAGGCTGATCGGCACTTCGGTCTGCGCAGCGTGCTGCATGACGACGAGGGGTACGTGCTCCTGCGCTACGCGCGGTGA
- a CDS encoding DNA repair helicase XPB, with the protein MSDGPLIVQSDRTVLLEVAHPDAETARHELAIFAELERAPEHIHTYRITRLGLWNARAAGHEADDMLATLDRWSKFPVPPSVSIDIRETVGRYGRLVIERDDEGTLVLRSTDAAVLAEVTKNKRIQPLLIGHPSPETYVIDAWARGQIKQELLKIGWPAEDLAGYTPGTPHAIDLVESGWSLRAYQHTAVDKFTEGGSGVVVLPCGAGKTLVGAGAMAETKTTTLILVTNTVSARQWRDELLKRTTLTEEEIGEYSGQVKEVKPVTIATYQILTAKRKGQYAHLALLDALDWGLIVYDEVHLLPAPVFKLTADLQARRRLGLTATLVREDGREGDVFSLIGPKRFDAPWKEIESQGFISPAVCYEVRVDLPEGDRLEYAASADEDRYRLAATAPAKIGVVRDLVAKHRGERILVIGQYLDQIDTLAEALEAPKITGQTPVDEREELYQAFREGTIDLLVVSKVANFSIDLPEASVAIQVSGSFGSRQEEAQRLGRLLRPKESGHTASFYTLIARDTVDQDFAQNRQRFLAEQGYSYTILDADALEAA; encoded by the coding sequence ATGTCTGACGGCCCCCTCATCGTCCAAAGCGACCGCACGGTGCTGCTCGAGGTGGCGCATCCCGACGCCGAGACCGCCCGCCACGAGCTCGCGATCTTCGCCGAGCTCGAGCGCGCGCCCGAGCACATCCACACGTACCGCATCACGCGGCTCGGCCTGTGGAACGCACGCGCGGCCGGTCACGAGGCCGACGACATGCTTGCCACCCTCGACCGCTGGTCGAAGTTCCCGGTGCCGCCGTCGGTGTCGATCGACATACGCGAGACGGTGGGCCGCTACGGACGCCTGGTGATCGAACGCGACGACGAGGGCACGCTGGTGCTGCGGTCGACGGATGCCGCGGTCCTGGCCGAGGTCACCAAGAACAAGCGCATCCAGCCGTTGCTGATCGGCCATCCCTCCCCCGAGACGTATGTCATCGACGCGTGGGCGCGGGGTCAGATCAAGCAGGAGCTGCTGAAGATCGGCTGGCCCGCCGAAGACCTCGCCGGCTACACGCCGGGCACGCCGCACGCCATCGACCTCGTCGAGAGCGGCTGGAGCCTGCGCGCGTACCAGCACACCGCGGTGGACAAGTTCACCGAGGGCGGCTCGGGCGTCGTCGTGCTCCCCTGCGGGGCCGGAAAGACGCTCGTCGGGGCCGGCGCCATGGCCGAGACGAAGACCACGACGCTCATCCTCGTGACGAACACGGTCAGCGCCCGGCAGTGGCGCGACGAGCTGCTCAAGCGCACGACGCTGACCGAGGAGGAGATCGGCGAGTACTCCGGCCAGGTCAAGGAGGTCAAGCCGGTCACCATTGCGACCTACCAGATCCTCACTGCGAAGCGGAAGGGCCAGTACGCCCACCTCGCCCTGCTCGATGCACTGGACTGGGGGCTCATCGTCTACGACGAGGTCCACCTGCTGCCCGCACCGGTGTTCAAGCTCACCGCCGATCTGCAGGCCCGGCGCCGGCTGGGTCTGACCGCGACGCTCGTGCGCGAGGACGGCCGCGAGGGCGACGTGTTCAGCCTCATCGGCCCCAAGCGGTTCGATGCGCCGTGGAAGGAGATCGAATCGCAGGGCTTCATCTCCCCCGCCGTCTGCTACGAAGTGCGCGTAGATCTGCCCGAGGGCGACCGGCTCGAATACGCGGCATCCGCGGATGAGGACCGCTACCGGCTGGCGGCGACGGCGCCGGCCAAGATCGGCGTGGTGCGCGACCTCGTCGCCAAGCACCGCGGCGAGCGCATCCTCGTCATCGGCCAGTACCTCGACCAGATCGACACCCTCGCCGAGGCGCTGGAGGCACCCAAGATCACCGGGCAGACTCCGGTCGACGAGCGGGAAGAGCTGTATCAGGCGTTCCGCGAGGGCACGATCGATCTGCTCGTGGTGTCGAAGGTCGCGAACTTCTCGATCGACCTGCCCGAGGCATCCGTCGCCATCCAGGTGTCGGGCTCGTTCGGTTCACGGCAAGAAGAGGCGCAGCGCCTCGGTCGCCTGCTGCGCCCCAAGGAGTCGGGTCACACGGCGAGCTTCTACACGCTCATCGCACGCGACACCGTGGACCAGGACTTCGCGCAGAACCGCCAGCGGTTCCTCGCCGAGCAGGGCTACAGCTACACGATCCTCGACGCCGACGCCCTCGAGGCCGCCTGA
- a CDS encoding helicase-associated domain-containing protein, whose amino-acid sequence MADTSDERALATQLAELGPGRLARLLYARGVSASVSWKDCFDAAEGLLDAASIDRALTRLDRAAVQTLDAAADASVAEEARAPLDAFALLRPDGRPYGIVTARLRELLPDAMAVQPAAADPAVADARAAATVAERAAAAVRTLTDIVALNRDQPLTVTGAGAITAVDRRRLIDAHIVPTATELDDLLALAADAGLLVLVGREWLVTDAGDAWLPGDLVTRWAHVATAWRDTLPAALRTDDGGYHAPETWAAQVPLDTDWPNRAEHLLRRAERWGLYDRGGAEPGWTTPLRAGGFPETAVLAPLVPGEIDKIYLQADLSAIAPGPLRSGLDLRLRTMAVRESVAQASTYRFSADSLAAAIAGGEDAASIRVFLSELSLTGIPQPLEYLIDQAEARHGLIRVGMDAAGRTRVTGAEPRLVQTLAVDQALRSIGLVPDGPDALTSRVSRDAVFWTLADARYPVIAVDENGMPQPLRRRRAPVAASTRPDPAAALLPVAEDLIAHSGGDADRAWLQRELDHAVRSRSEIVVTVRLPDGAERAFTIEASGLGGGRLRGRDRGADVERTLPVSSIVAVRPR is encoded by the coding sequence GTGGCCGACACCTCCGACGAACGCGCGCTCGCGACGCAGCTGGCCGAGCTCGGGCCTGGCCGGCTCGCGCGGCTGCTGTACGCGCGCGGCGTTTCGGCGTCGGTGAGCTGGAAGGACTGCTTCGACGCGGCAGAAGGACTGCTGGATGCCGCATCCATCGATCGTGCACTCACCCGTCTCGACCGCGCGGCCGTGCAGACGCTGGATGCCGCTGCCGACGCCTCGGTCGCAGAGGAGGCTCGTGCACCCCTGGATGCCTTCGCGCTGCTGCGGCCCGACGGCCGCCCCTACGGCATCGTGACCGCGCGACTGCGCGAGCTCCTGCCCGACGCGATGGCGGTGCAGCCAGCGGCGGCCGACCCGGCGGTGGCCGACGCGCGTGCCGCAGCAACGGTCGCCGAACGGGCGGCCGCCGCCGTCCGCACCCTGACCGACATCGTCGCGCTGAACCGCGACCAGCCGCTGACCGTGACCGGCGCCGGCGCCATCACGGCGGTCGATCGCCGACGGCTCATCGACGCACACATCGTTCCGACCGCGACCGAGCTCGACGATCTGCTCGCCCTCGCCGCCGATGCCGGGCTGCTCGTGCTGGTCGGCCGCGAGTGGCTCGTCACCGACGCGGGCGATGCGTGGCTGCCGGGGGACCTCGTCACGCGCTGGGCGCACGTGGCGACGGCGTGGCGCGACACCCTCCCGGCCGCGCTGCGCACCGACGACGGCGGATACCACGCGCCCGAGACATGGGCCGCGCAGGTGCCGCTCGATACAGATTGGCCGAACAGGGCCGAGCACCTTCTGCGCCGCGCGGAACGCTGGGGGCTCTACGACCGCGGCGGCGCCGAGCCCGGCTGGACGACCCCACTGCGGGCGGGTGGATTTCCCGAGACCGCGGTACTGGCCCCCCTGGTTCCCGGGGAGATCGACAAGATCTACCTGCAGGCCGATCTCAGCGCCATCGCGCCCGGTCCGCTCCGCTCCGGGCTCGACCTGCGGCTGCGCACCATGGCCGTGCGCGAATCGGTCGCCCAGGCGTCCACGTACCGCTTCAGCGCCGACTCGCTCGCCGCCGCGATCGCGGGCGGCGAAGACGCGGCATCCATCCGCGTCTTCCTGTCCGAGCTGTCGCTGACCGGCATTCCGCAGCCGCTGGAGTACCTCATCGATCAAGCCGAGGCCCGCCACGGGCTGATCCGAGTGGGGATGGATGCCGCGGGTCGCACGCGCGTCACCGGCGCCGAACCGCGGCTCGTGCAGACTCTGGCCGTCGACCAGGCGCTGCGATCGATCGGGCTGGTCCCGGACGGGCCCGACGCTCTCACCTCGCGGGTCTCGCGCGACGCCGTGTTCTGGACGCTCGCCGACGCACGTTACCCGGTGATCGCCGTCGATGAGAACGGGATGCCGCAGCCGCTGCGTCGCCGCAGGGCGCCGGTGGCGGCATCCACCCGCCCCGACCCCGCGGCGGCGCTGCTGCCCGTCGCCGAAGATCTCATCGCGCACTCCGGCGGTGACGCCGACCGCGCGTGGCTGCAGCGCGAGCTCGACCACGCCGTGCGCTCGCGCAGCGAGATCGTCGTGACCGTGCGCCTGCCCGACGGCGCCGAACGCGCCTTCACGATCGAAGCCAGCGGTCTGGGCGGCGGGCGCCTGCGCGGCCGCGACCGGGGTGCCGACGTCGAGCGCACACTGCCGGTGTCGAGCATCGTGGCGGTGCGACCGCGCTGA
- a CDS encoding multidrug ABC transporter ATPase, with amino-acid sequence MSAPTPTGDVPVRRLDRILSFTALGLLVLSVLCFLAIIIGSAMHAQFDQGAWPVIGIAVYVGPIVAFLLIIAVVIMSFVRRARANKAR; translated from the coding sequence ATGAGCGCGCCCACACCGACCGGCGATGTCCCGGTCCGCCGGCTCGACCGGATCCTGTCCTTCACCGCCCTTGGCCTGCTGGTGCTGTCCGTGCTGTGCTTCTTGGCCATCATCATCGGGTCGGCGATGCACGCGCAGTTCGACCAGGGCGCCTGGCCGGTGATCGGCATCGCCGTCTACGTCGGCCCGATCGTGGCGTTCCTGCTGATCATCGCCGTCGTCATCATGAGCTTCGTGCGAAGGGCGCGGGCGAACAAGGCGCGCTGA
- a CDS encoding cold-shock protein: protein MPTGKVRFYDEEKGFGFISSDDGQDVFLHATALPAEAVVKTGSRVEFGIADGRRGPQALSVRVLEAPVSLAKRSRKPADDMAVIVEDLVKLLDGIGGDLRRGRYPSSGQSRKIAALLRKVADDFDA from the coding sequence ATGCCCACCGGCAAGGTCAGGTTCTACGACGAGGAGAAGGGCTTCGGCTTCATCTCCTCCGACGACGGTCAGGATGTCTTCCTGCACGCCACCGCCCTGCCCGCGGAGGCCGTCGTGAAGACGGGCAGCCGTGTCGAGTTCGGCATCGCCGACGGGCGTCGCGGACCGCAGGCACTGTCGGTGCGTGTGCTCGAAGCGCCGGTGAGCCTGGCGAAGCGCTCGCGCAAGCCCGCCGACGACATGGCGGTCATCGTGGAGGACCTCGTCAAGCTGCTCGACGGGATCGGCGGCGACCTGCGCCGCGGGCGGTACCCCTCGAGCGGACAGTCCCGCAAGATCGCTGCGCTGCTGCGCAAGGTGGCTGATGACTTCGACGCCTGA
- a CDS encoding DUF3027 domain-containing protein codes for MTSTPENPETPVAADQPVVEGAAAPAAVPAEEATAPAKEAAPAAEETTSAVDVPDERLLAAHDIARAALHEVTSPATVGDPAGYTVEADGVVSLRFANLMLGYPGWFWTVSVAVVEGAEPTVLEVELLPGDDALLAPEWVPWAVRLAEYQAQQLAAAEAADEASDHDVDDEGDDDELDQDDLDDQDLDDEDDLDDVDDLDAADFDEDGSPILHAGDVDGVDIDELDESADDELDDDEDDEFDESDDDADDELDDSEESEEPTDDARESDED; via the coding sequence ATGACTTCGACGCCTGAGAATCCGGAGACGCCCGTGGCAGCCGACCAGCCGGTCGTCGAGGGCGCTGCTGCGCCCGCCGCTGTGCCTGCCGAGGAGGCGACGGCGCCCGCCAAGGAGGCTGCGCCTGCGGCGGAGGAGACGACGTCTGCGGTGGACGTTCCCGACGAGCGGTTGCTGGCCGCGCACGACATCGCGCGGGCCGCGCTGCATGAGGTGACGAGCCCGGCGACCGTCGGAGACCCGGCGGGATACACCGTCGAGGCCGACGGCGTGGTGTCACTGCGCTTCGCGAACCTGATGCTCGGCTACCCGGGCTGGTTCTGGACCGTCAGCGTCGCCGTGGTCGAAGGCGCCGAGCCCACCGTGCTCGAGGTGGAACTGCTGCCGGGCGATGACGCGTTGCTGGCGCCCGAATGGGTGCCGTGGGCGGTGCGTCTGGCCGAGTACCAGGCGCAGCAGCTGGCTGCCGCGGAGGCGGCGGACGAGGCATCCGACCACGATGTCGACGACGAGGGCGATGACGACGAGCTCGACCAGGACGATCTCGACGACCAAGACCTCGACGACGAGGACGACCTCGACGATGTCGACGACCTCGACGCGGCCGACTTCGACGAGGACGGCTCGCCGATTCTGCACGCGGGCGACGTGGACGGCGTCGACATCGATGAGCTCGACGAGTCGGCCGACGACGAGCTCGACGATGACGAAGATGATGAGTTCGACGAGTCCGACGATGACGCAGACGACGAGCTCGACGACTCCGAGGAGTCCGAGGAACCCACCGACGACGCGCGCGAGTCCGACGAGGACTGA
- the serC gene encoding phosphoserine transaminase, which translates to MAHVSLPAELLPTDGRFGCGPSKVRPEQVLALAGPGATILGTSHRQAPVKNLVGSVREGLAELFRLPDGYEIILANGGSTAFWDAAAFGLIERRAQNLQFGEFGGKFAKAAAAPWLEAPDVRKAEPGTRAAFEPIAGVDVYGGPHNETSTGVAAPIERVHGDEGALTVIDATSAAGGIDFDVTQTDVYYFAPQKNFASDGGLWFAAVSPAAIERIERIAASDRYIPAFLDLKTAVDQSRLNQTLNTPAVSTLLLMDEQVRWINGNGGLAWAGARTKESSDILYTWAEATSYTTPFATDPADRSPVVVTIDFDDTVDAAAVASSLRANGVVDTEPYRKLGRNQLRIATFVAIEPDDVRKLTQCIDYTVEHLAQ; encoded by the coding sequence ATGGCCCACGTCTCTCTTCCCGCTGAACTCCTGCCCACCGACGGCCGCTTCGGATGCGGTCCTTCGAAGGTGCGGCCTGAGCAGGTGCTGGCGCTCGCCGGCCCGGGCGCGACGATTCTGGGCACCTCGCACCGCCAGGCGCCGGTGAAGAACCTCGTGGGCAGTGTGCGCGAGGGGCTCGCCGAGCTGTTCCGCCTGCCCGACGGGTACGAGATCATCCTCGCCAACGGCGGGTCGACCGCCTTCTGGGACGCCGCCGCGTTCGGCCTCATCGAGCGCCGCGCGCAGAACCTGCAGTTCGGTGAGTTCGGCGGCAAGTTCGCGAAGGCGGCCGCCGCCCCCTGGCTCGAGGCGCCCGACGTGCGCAAGGCCGAGCCGGGCACCCGCGCCGCGTTCGAGCCGATTGCGGGTGTCGACGTGTACGGCGGCCCGCACAACGAGACCTCGACCGGTGTGGCCGCTCCCATCGAGCGCGTGCACGGCGACGAGGGCGCACTGACGGTCATCGACGCGACGAGCGCGGCCGGCGGCATCGACTTCGACGTGACCCAGACCGATGTGTACTACTTCGCGCCGCAGAAGAACTTCGCGTCGGACGGCGGCCTGTGGTTCGCGGCCGTCTCCCCCGCTGCGATCGAGCGCATCGAGCGGATCGCGGCGTCCGACCGGTACATCCCCGCGTTCCTCGATCTGAAGACCGCCGTCGATCAGTCGCGATTGAACCAGACCCTGAACACTCCCGCCGTCTCGACGCTGCTGCTGATGGACGAGCAGGTGCGCTGGATCAACGGCAACGGCGGGCTCGCCTGGGCCGGCGCCCGCACCAAGGAGTCGTCCGACATCCTGTACACGTGGGCCGAGGCGACGTCGTACACGACGCCGTTCGCCACCGATCCGGCCGACCGCTCCCCCGTGGTCGTCACGATCGACTTCGACGACACGGTCGACGCCGCTGCGGTCGCGTCCTCGTTGCGCGCCAACGGTGTGGTCGACACCGAGCCGTATCGCAAGCTGGGCCGCAACCAGCTGCGCATCGCCACGTTCGTGGCCATCGAGCCCGACGATGTGCGCAAGCTGACGCAGTGCATCGACTACACGGTGGAGCACCTGGCGCAGTAG
- a CDS encoding metal-dependent transcriptional regulator, with translation MVDLIDTTEMYLRTILELEEENIVPLRARISERLGHSGPTVSQTVGRMERDGLVVVADDRHLELTDSGRSKAVDVMRKHRLAERLLSDVIGLDWAYVHEEACRWEHVMSEQVERRLVDLLGHPTESPYGNPIPGLDQIGGVPSIEFEQGVVGLVRKLDADGGPLRGTVRRLAEPAQVDPELLDQLREAGVVPGATGEYQYSEGYVLVQMDGNDDGLELPVEVASHIFLVDDAA, from the coding sequence ATGGTAGACCTCATCGACACCACGGAGATGTATCTGCGTACGATCCTCGAGCTCGAGGAAGAGAACATCGTGCCGCTGCGTGCGCGCATCTCCGAGCGCCTGGGGCACTCCGGCCCGACTGTGTCGCAGACCGTGGGGCGTATGGAGCGCGACGGCCTCGTGGTCGTCGCCGATGACCGTCATCTCGAGCTGACCGACTCCGGCCGTTCGAAGGCCGTCGACGTGATGCGCAAGCACCGCCTTGCCGAGCGCCTGCTGTCGGACGTGATCGGCCTCGACTGGGCGTACGTGCACGAAGAGGCCTGCCGCTGGGAGCACGTGATGAGCGAGCAGGTCGAGCGACGCCTCGTCGACCTTCTCGGTCATCCGACGGAATCGCCATACGGCAACCCGATCCCCGGACTCGACCAGATCGGCGGCGTGCCATCGATCGAGTTCGAGCAGGGTGTGGTGGGTCTTGTGCGCAAGCTGGATGCCGACGGCGGTCCGCTGCGCGGCACCGTGCGGCGCCTTGCCGAGCCGGCGCAGGTCGACCCCGAGCTGCTCGACCAGCTGCGTGAGGCCGGTGTGGTGCCTGGCGCCACGGGGGAGTACCAGTACAGCGAGGGCTACGTCCTCGTACAGATGGACGGCAACGACGACGGGCTCGAACTGCCCGTCGAGGTGGCGTCGCACATCTTCCTCGTCGACGACGCCGCGTGA
- a CDS encoding M23 family metallopeptidase, giving the protein MAQQHDSSADENQHEKTTAVARSRRSLRVAAPAAPDNRATRRAAAVKNRRSPGRRVAVVGVIAALVGSVAIPAFAAAQSTPETRTVQQLANADAQSLVVASEHEHGASELDRSSYSATTEAEIEKKQAAEAAAARAKEAARTASYTSQSVDLSVTGPGSGDVRWPLAKIDHIGDGFMARGGEHQGVDLLTAGGTPIFAAASGTVKVSSEGYYGYGVAISIDSVIGGKKVNTLYGHMRYGSRQVVAGQKVKVGQVIGLVGSTGRSTANHLHFEVAINGTKVDPLAWLKANAS; this is encoded by the coding sequence TTGGCCCAGCAGCACGACTCGTCAGCGGACGAGAATCAGCACGAGAAGACCACGGCGGTCGCGCGCTCACGACGCAGCCTGCGCGTCGCCGCCCCTGCAGCACCAGACAATCGCGCGACTCGTCGCGCCGCGGCGGTGAAGAATCGCCGATCGCCCGGTCGTCGCGTCGCGGTCGTCGGCGTGATCGCCGCGCTCGTCGGCTCGGTCGCCATCCCCGCATTCGCGGCCGCTCAGTCCACGCCCGAGACCCGTACGGTGCAGCAGCTCGCCAACGCCGACGCCCAGTCGCTCGTGGTGGCCTCCGAGCATGAGCACGGGGCCTCCGAGCTCGATCGCAGCAGCTATTCGGCCACGACCGAGGCTGAGATCGAGAAGAAGCAGGCGGCCGAAGCCGCCGCCGCCCGTGCCAAAGAAGCAGCCCGCACCGCCTCGTACACCTCGCAGAGCGTCGATCTGAGCGTCACCGGCCCGGGCAGCGGCGACGTCCGCTGGCCGCTGGCCAAGATCGACCACATCGGCGACGGCTTCATGGCGCGCGGCGGCGAACACCAGGGCGTCGACCTGCTCACCGCGGGCGGCACCCCGATCTTCGCGGCAGCGTCCGGAACCGTGAAGGTCTCCAGCGAGGGCTACTACGGTTACGGCGTCGCGATCTCGATCGACTCGGTGATCGGCGGCAAGAAGGTCAACACGCTCTACGGTCACATGCGCTACGGCAGCCGTCAGGTCGTCGCCGGACAGAAGGTCAAGGTCGGTCAGGTCATCGGCCTCGTGGGCAGCACGGGGCGCTCGACGGCCAATCACCTCCACTTCGAGGTGGCCATCAACGGCACCAAGGTCGACCCCCTGGCCTGGCTCAAGGCGAACGCCAGCTGA
- a CDS encoding HNH endonuclease, with amino-acid sequence MRTLVLNAGYEPLAVVSFRRALVLVMNDKATIIERVEESPVLAAGGAFDRPAVIILTRYVHLPHPGHVPVTRRGVLRRDAFRCAYCGGHAATIDHVQPRSRGGADSWENLVACCQRCNNVKGDRTPQEMSWRLRFAPRPPHGPSWAIRGADRADPRWEPYLALAA; translated from the coding sequence ATGCGCACACTGGTGCTGAACGCAGGATACGAACCGCTGGCTGTCGTGTCGTTTCGCCGGGCCCTGGTCCTGGTGATGAACGACAAGGCCACGATCATCGAGCGCGTCGAGGAGAGCCCCGTGCTCGCCGCCGGCGGCGCGTTCGACAGACCCGCGGTGATCATCCTGACCCGCTACGTGCACCTGCCCCACCCCGGCCACGTGCCGGTCACCCGGCGCGGCGTGCTGCGCCGTGACGCCTTCCGCTGTGCGTACTGCGGCGGGCACGCGGCGACGATCGACCACGTGCAGCCGCGCTCGCGCGGTGGGGCCGACAGCTGGGAGAACCTCGTCGCGTGCTGTCAGCGCTGCAACAACGTCAAGGGCGACCGCACACCGCAGGAGATGTCGTGGCGGCTGCGCTTCGCGCCCCGGCCGCCGCACGGACCCTCATGGGCGATCCGCGGCGCCGACCGTGCAGACCCGCGCTGGGAGCCGTATCTGGCGCTCGCCGCGTGA